aaattatGAGCATTTTCAGATTGTTGGTAGCAGAGATTTTCTCAGTCTCTCCTGTGTAGCTGTTGCTGGGAAGGAGCTGCTCTGCCAGGGACCACGTGTACACCCCCTTGCATTTAGGTATGGTTATGTGACTGCTTTTACCAGGGGAATGTGAATGTAAGTATCTTCTCAAACTAGATAGTTAAAGGCACTTGTACCTTAccattttccttttgtgtcaTCTTTGGAAGGAAGCTAAATGTGGAAGGTTGACAGCCACAAGATGATACAAGCTTATATCTTCATGTTATTCGCCACTAAATTTGTCTTagagtttttattactgtgacaatgaacaaaagcaacttggggaggaaagggtttatttggcttacacttccaggtaccAGTAAGGTAAGTCAGGATGGGATCCTGGAGACATGAattaaagcagaggccatggagtgtcacttgctggcttgctcagcctgctctttttttctttccttctttccctccttcctttccctccttcctttctttggagacaggtttctgtgaatggccctggctgtcctggaactcactctttagaccaggctgcccttgaacctgcagagatccacctgcctctgcctcctaagtgttgggattaaaagcatttgtcACCTACTGCCTGACCTtcatcctgttttcttatagaacacagaaCTACCTGCGCAGaagtggcaccatccacaatgggctggatccTCCAACGTCAAtcgctaataaaaaaaaaaaataaatgcccTACAGGGTTACCTATaccctgatcttatggaggcattttctcagttgaggtttcttcCTCTTAGATGATtctagctgtgtcaagctgacataaaactagttaGCACAATACCTGCTCTGAGATTTTAAATTATGACATTAATAAAATTTAGTTTGTATTATAGAAAGAAGCTTTGTTCTAACATactgatttttattgtttacagtgctggggatagagCCTAGaacctcatgaatgctaggcaagtgctgtgccCCTGGGCTGCAGCCCTTTTCTATGTACAATTATTAAGTTTGATTATGAGGCACCTTTTTTATAGATGAgcatttaaaagatgtttttaagaaatagaggccagcctggtctccatccagagtgagtgccaggataggctccaaagctacacagagaaaccctgtctcaaaaaaaacaaaaaacaaaaaacaaaaaaacaaaacaaaaagaaagattcCTTTAATAGACAAACCTAGTTTGGACTGAAGCTATCGAGGTGTttatttgtttagagacaggattttctctgtgtagccctggctgtcctgaactcactctgtagacagactggccttgaactcagatctgtctgcctctgcttcctgaattctgggataaCAGGTAAATCACAATTCCTGGTAAGATAAACTTTTCATCTTTATGAGTGAATTTAGAATTTAGATaactaaaaaaaatgaatagtttaTTGATTACTCTTTTGCTTAAGGAGCAATTGTTTATTGCTGGAGGAGGGCAGAGGGGCTGAGCAGTAACAACACTATAGTAGCACTAGGCTATGGACTACATGGAGGTGTGGGTGGGAGTGTCTCCATTTGGGGGATGTACTTGTTTGCTAGGGCCAGTTTTCGGTTGTTTCCTAGCATGTTATTTGCACCATGTGAATAAAGGCAGTCTTGATGGGCCAGTGTATGCTACTAGGACCTTAGTGTGAGCTGCTATGTCTTAAGTTTCCAATTGTACAATCTCTGCCATGCAAATCAAGAGGCCATTCAAATTATGGCCACCTTGGCTGATGAAGGCTCAGCCCAGGTCAAAGGCTGTGGCCATGGGATGCTGGCCTGTAGCTCAGTGAGACTATTTTTAACTGGGCCACCCCATTTAGAGACAGGTGGCAGTCTTAAACTTAGTTTAACAtagtgaagtttttgtttttgtttttgttttttttcgagacagggtttctctgtgtagccttggaggttgtcctggaaatcactctgtagaccaggctagtcttgaattcacagcgatccacctgcctctgcctcccgagtgctgggattaaaggcctgcacctaCCGCCGACTCCCCACCCCCCCTCGCCGGTttaggaaagggtttttttttgatatgcaaaaatatttattattcaggGCTGTTTACTTTAGGGAAGGGGTTTTAGGAGATAAgcataaaaatttattatttgggGCTGTTTACTTTAGGGAAGGGGTTCTAGGAGATAAGCATAAAAATTTATTATTCGGGGCTGTGTACTGTCTGCTAGCTCTAAAGAGCACTTCTGTTCACAGCTGTGTTCCTTTCTCTTGCTCACCCACATTCCAGGCATCAGGGTCAGGAATCTGATTACTAGCGCCGGAGTTTTCATCTCCTTCAAAACTTGGGTGAGTAATCTTTGGAAGGTTAAGTGGCTCTGAAACAAAGTAGAAGAGAAGGTGTTGAAGTAGAGTAGACAATTAAAGTTTTTTATCTGCTTTGTTTAGCCAAGGCTTCTAAGATATGGGGATGTAGGAAACCATTGAATTTGGCATCGCTTACCAGTTCTTGAGTGAAAAGCTTACCATCATCAATTGCAGTTCTGTTGGCACAACTGGCCTCATGTTCCTTGAGTCTTTTGATCGGGACCACATGACAAGCATTATATTTGCAGTTAGCCATCTTTTTAGCTATCTTTGGAtttttctagaaggaaaaaaattcttgTTAGGTTTTGCCTATATTCTATCCTCCACTCATTTCTGAAAATGCTAATGATATATTTTGTCTCAACTTTAAGAATGATTAGTTTCTAGTTGTGAGTAgaagcaaaaagcaaaactaaagatCCTTATATTCAGAAAAAATTTCTCCTGTAATTTACAGTTGTTATTGGGGAAACTTACCTTTTTGCATGATGCCAGATGGTATTGTAACCTGCTGACTGGTATCTTGTGGTTTGGATCATAAGGACAGTGTTCTGTGGGTTCTAACTCCATTAGTCCTAAAAGGCATGAATCATagtttggaaaagaaaagattaCCACTTAAGATCAGGTTATTTTGACATAGGCCTATTTTCTGTTCTTAAAAGCAATGTggtattggggctggagagatggctcagcagttagattGGTTTCTGCTCAATCATGAAACctggagttcagatctcagcacccaAATTGGGTGGCTGACAATGTTGGTAACATCCATTCCTggggatcctacaccctcttctTATCATCTGGGGGATACCCATGAgaacttgtacacacacacacacacactctcacacacacaccccactcacacacacaccccactcacacacacaccccactcacacacacaccccactcacacacacaccgtccactccacacacacacccaactcacacaacacacccactcacacacacacccactcacacacaccaccccactcacacacacaccgccACTCACGACACACAACACccgactcacacacacaccccactcacacaacacaccccactca
This DNA window, taken from Cricetulus griseus strain 17A/GY chromosome 2, alternate assembly CriGri-PICRH-1.0, whole genome shotgun sequence, encodes the following:
- the LOC100768452 gene encoding gametocyte-specific factor 1-like encodes the protein MELEPTEHCPYDPNHKIPVSRLQYHLASCKKKNPKIAKKMANCKYNACHVVPIKRLKEHEASCANRTAIDDEPLNLPKITHPSFEGDENSGASNQIPDPDAWNVDNMHHSPSFVLETFAPKTLVCESDSKDLKEAMAEKYPNSSKSWGRGQKN